One window of Chamaesiphon minutus PCC 6605 genomic DNA carries:
- a CDS encoding Spy/CpxP family protein refolding chaperone → MNKQLANLIPLIAIAIAAPAFADNLYRTPQERTIAGEMGKRTRSNLNLTNDQKTKIEQLQATTIRQIEAVLTPTQRQQYSQLQAQRQANRQGRQQMNLTADQKSQLKAIRAANKAQFRSILTPEQQAQLVQGSGRWRREGAMARLNLTPEQKSKMSQLRASARDRLKTVLTPEQQQQAQSRYERRQAMRNAWKSLNLTADQQLKIRTIRQASRQQLDAILTPEQQVQRKSSHHRYGGRRNSV, encoded by the coding sequence ATGAACAAACAACTCGCGAACTTAATTCCGTTAATAGCGATCGCGATTGCTGCACCAGCATTTGCCGACAATCTCTATCGTACCCCCCAGGAACGGACTATCGCTGGTGAAATGGGCAAGCGCACCCGCTCTAATCTCAATCTGACTAACGACCAAAAAACTAAAATAGAGCAGCTTCAAGCGACTACTATCCGTCAGATTGAAGCAGTCCTCACCCCCACACAACGTCAACAATACTCGCAGTTACAGGCGCAACGCCAAGCTAACCGCCAAGGTCGCCAGCAAATGAACCTCACCGCAGACCAAAAATCTCAACTCAAAGCTATTCGCGCAGCCAACAAAGCTCAATTTAGGTCAATTTTGACCCCCGAACAACAAGCGCAGCTCGTGCAAGGCAGCGGTAGGTGGCGCAGAGAGGGCGCGATGGCTCGGTTGAATCTCACTCCCGAACAAAAGTCCAAAATGTCGCAACTGCGGGCATCTGCTCGCGATCGTCTGAAAACAGTTCTCACCCCCGAACAACAACAGCAAGCTCAATCTCGTTACGAACGTCGTCAAGCCATGCGAAACGCATGGAAAAGCCTTAACTTGACTGCCGACCAACAACTCAAAATTAGAACGATCCGTCAAGCTAGCAGACAGCAGTTAGACGCCATTCTCACCCCAGAGCAACAAGTTCAACGTAAATCCTCCCATCACAGATATGGTGGCAGACGCAACTCTGTCTAG
- a CDS encoding HAD family hydrolase, whose product MTTYQEAVIVKKSCEINPSGSINFMAGFSRSLSKSITVFCDFDGPIVDVSDRYYSTYCLALTDTAKYYREFSTPARANLHSLLDLTTLTKAQFWQMKQDRIPDREIARQSGLDGEQTEFFLRRVVEIVNCVDLLAQDKIQPGVTWALGLLQSQGVRLILVTLRDRNEAISILEQNGLRQLFTGIYGTSNSEAAYQNYTEVKTKLLQRAMREHRITSINSPHSWMIGDTEADILAGQAMGIATIALTCGIRSEIQLRQLQPTTVAADLLRAAHCLIGNNYLQACS is encoded by the coding sequence ATGACAACTTATCAAGAAGCTGTTATTGTTAAGAAATCTTGCGAAATAAATCCTTCTGGTAGTATAAACTTTATGGCAGGTTTCTCCCGTAGCTTGTCAAAATCCATTACTGTATTTTGTGATTTTGACGGCCCGATTGTCGATGTATCCGATCGATACTATAGTACTTACTGTCTAGCGTTAACCGATACTGCTAAATATTATCGCGAGTTTTCCACGCCTGCACGCGCAAATTTACATTCCTTGCTCGATCTGACAACTCTGACCAAAGCGCAATTTTGGCAGATGAAGCAAGATCGTATCCCCGATCGAGAAATTGCTCGCCAGTCTGGATTAGATGGCGAACAAACCGAATTCTTTTTGCGGCGGGTGGTCGAAATTGTCAACTGTGTCGATTTACTCGCACAAGATAAGATCCAGCCTGGTGTCACTTGGGCATTAGGTTTGTTGCAGTCTCAAGGTGTGAGGTTAATTCTAGTAACTTTACGCGATCGCAACGAAGCAATTTCGATTCTCGAACAAAACGGACTCCGCCAGTTATTTACTGGGATTTACGGTACCAGCAATAGTGAAGCTGCCTATCAAAACTATACAGAAGTTAAAACCAAACTGCTCCAACGAGCAATGCGGGAACATCGCATCACATCGATAAACTCGCCACATAGTTGGATGATTGGCGATACTGAAGCTGATATCTTAGCAGGACAAGCGATGGGCATTGCCACGATCGCCTTAACTTGTGGCATTCGTAGCGAAATACAGCTCCGCCAGTTGCAACCAACAACCGTCGCGGCAGACTTACTACGGGCCGCTCATTGTTTAATTGGTAACAATTATCTCCAAGCATGTAGTTAA
- a CDS encoding sensor histidine kinase, with translation MQIELFMRHPLRSLLYIEWILFAVVMAIEVSPRDGQAIELKWLNVGIVVVLALMGLHLPLGKLLVRVLYTIAQTIVIFLAAYVGMRQVGLLCVIVLMRSYLVFGRQYRLWVTGGIFVLYLIATTLFPYRQRSRAYRGLPPRTNITNGNSRPQPLPGTSAPPVDPQGESAQETRRERDGFKWGFVSLFAGILLSLQLLVDRILAEKQAKEELAIANQRIRTYALRAQENGSLQERNRIAREIHDSLGHSLTALNLHLEMAVKLSQIQPEKSREVLLEAKRLGSIALKDVRESVSTLRSDPLHNQDLTTAIYKLADEFKLSNQIRPACYLDLPLNLPQPIAITIYRIIQEALTNISKYAQATETIVEIRTEPTTIELNIVDNGRGFIPDHNMSGFGIQGMRERVLSLQGEFKIISNTDLGCQIVVSIPFVKE, from the coding sequence ATGCAGATCGAACTTTTCATGCGCCACCCTTTGAGATCGCTACTATATATCGAGTGGATTTTATTTGCAGTAGTAATGGCCATCGAAGTATCTCCGCGCGATGGGCAAGCGATCGAACTAAAGTGGCTTAATGTAGGGATTGTGGTGGTGCTAGCGTTGATGGGGTTGCACCTGCCTTTAGGTAAATTGTTGGTGAGGGTGCTATATACGATCGCTCAAACGATCGTCATTTTCTTAGCCGCTTATGTCGGAATGCGTCAAGTGGGTTTGCTCTGCGTCATTGTCCTGATGCGTAGCTACTTGGTATTTGGACGACAATATCGGTTGTGGGTGACTGGGGGAATATTCGTGCTGTATCTGATCGCAACAACTTTATTTCCTTACCGTCAACGTTCGCGCGCCTATCGGGGATTGCCGCCACGCACTAACATCACCAATGGTAACTCCCGACCGCAGCCCTTACCTGGAACTAGCGCGCCACCTGTCGATCCACAGGGAGAATCCGCACAGGAGACTCGCCGAGAACGGGATGGGTTCAAGTGGGGCTTTGTCTCTTTATTTGCAGGCATCTTATTGAGCCTGCAATTGTTGGTAGATCGCATTTTAGCTGAAAAACAGGCCAAAGAAGAACTCGCGATCGCCAATCAACGCATCCGTACCTATGCCCTCAGAGCGCAAGAAAATGGCAGCTTGCAAGAACGCAATCGGATCGCCCGCGAAATCCACGACTCGCTGGGACACTCCCTGACAGCTCTCAATCTCCACCTCGAAATGGCTGTCAAACTCTCCCAAATTCAACCCGAAAAATCGCGCGAAGTCTTGCTCGAAGCCAAACGACTTGGGTCGATCGCGCTCAAAGATGTCCGCGAATCAGTCTCGACGCTCCGCTCCGATCCGCTCCACAACCAAGATCTAACTACAGCAATTTATAAATTAGCCGATGAATTTAAGCTCTCTAACCAAATTCGACCCGCTTGTTACTTAGATTTACCGCTCAACTTACCTCAACCGATCGCCATCACTATCTACCGCATCATCCAAGAAGCATTGACAAACATCAGTAAATATGCTCAGGCAACAGAAACGATTGTCGAAATTCGCACCGAACCTACTACGATCGAACTAAATATCGTCGATAATGGTCGCGGCTTTATTCCCGATCACAACATGAGTGGATTTGGCATCCAAGGAATGCGAGAACGCGTATTATCATTACAAGGCGAATTTAAAATTATTAGTAATACCGACTTAGGCTGTCAAATCGTCGTTAGTATTCCGTTTGTGAAGGAGTAA
- a CDS encoding molybdopterin-dependent oxidoreductase: MNEISEEPQHISRRQLLQWVGAGLFVNVAGTLLYDPIGRISMPANEAFEALLLSSKPTPEFPISAIEPDKLIVNSFRGTPAIDLANFKLNISGAVNNPLSLKMADIQQFPLTSMVIRQVCVEGWAAIVQWGGVRMRDLLTLAQPRSGAKYVYFKSADGYYESWDLASVVHPQTLLAYQMNGRDLPKENGAPLRLAAPIKLGYKQSKWVTEIVVTEKLLPKRGYWEDLGYEWFAGL, translated from the coding sequence ATGAACGAAATATCCGAAGAACCGCAACACATCTCCCGCCGTCAACTATTACAATGGGTGGGTGCTGGTTTATTTGTAAATGTAGCCGGAACTTTGCTCTACGATCCGATCGGGCGAATTTCGATGCCTGCGAATGAGGCATTTGAAGCCTTGTTATTATCATCGAAACCGACACCAGAGTTCCCAATTTCGGCGATCGAACCCGATAAACTAATTGTCAATAGTTTTCGCGGTACGCCTGCGATCGATTTAGCAAACTTTAAATTAAATATCTCTGGAGCGGTAAACAACCCCCTGAGTTTAAAAATGGCCGATATCCAACAGTTTCCATTGACATCGATGGTCATCCGTCAGGTATGTGTCGAGGGCTGGGCGGCAATCGTGCAGTGGGGAGGCGTGAGAATGCGAGATTTATTAACTTTAGCCCAACCTCGATCTGGTGCTAAATATGTCTATTTCAAATCTGCCGATGGCTATTATGAAAGCTGGGATTTAGCATCGGTAGTCCATCCGCAAACTTTATTAGCCTATCAAATGAATGGTCGAGATTTACCCAAAGAGAATGGTGCTCCTTTACGATTGGCGGCACCGATTAAATTAGGTTATAAGCAGAGTAAATGGGTCACAGAAATAGTCGTCACTGAGAAGTTGTTACCCAAGCGCGGCTATTGGGAAGATTTGGGATATGAATGGTTTGCTGGATTATAA
- a CDS encoding PIN/TRAM domain-containing protein: MLDFTIILLLILAAAGIGYDIVELLPSEVLEKVTNQDGLRIVSAGFAALFGGIFGIVVKTAYRRLEFQVRQLPVDVLLTRAVGLVIGLLIANLMLAPVFLLPMPLEFTFLKPLLAILGSVMFCYLGVTLADTHGSAFLRLINPQNVETMLVAEGTLKAISPKVIDTSCIIDGRIEELLNTGFVEGQILVPQFVIQELQTLADAANDMKRIRGRRGLDILNRMKDGFPDRIIIHPIDYQDITTVDAKLVHFASEIHATLLTNDYNLSKVANLQEVSVLNVNDLAHAVRPIYLPGDCLEIKIIKDGKEAAQGVGYLDDGTMVVVEEGGKYIGGGLRIIVTSALQTSAGRMIFAKPYASMMA; this comes from the coding sequence ATGCTCGACTTTACTATTATCCTGCTACTAATCCTCGCAGCGGCAGGGATTGGCTACGACATCGTGGAGTTACTACCCAGCGAAGTACTGGAAAAGGTTACCAATCAGGACGGTTTACGAATAGTCTCAGCGGGGTTTGCCGCACTATTTGGTGGCATCTTTGGCATCGTTGTCAAAACAGCCTATCGGCGGCTAGAATTTCAGGTACGGCAGTTGCCTGTAGATGTCCTTTTGACTAGAGCTGTTGGCTTAGTTATCGGCTTACTGATTGCCAATTTGATGTTGGCTCCAGTCTTTTTATTGCCAATGCCTCTAGAATTCACCTTTCTCAAGCCCCTATTGGCAATTTTGGGAAGTGTGATGTTTTGCTATTTGGGGGTGACACTTGCCGATACTCATGGCAGTGCATTTTTAAGATTGATTAATCCACAAAATGTGGAAACAATGCTGGTTGCTGAAGGTACTTTAAAAGCTATTTCACCTAAAGTAATCGATACGAGTTGCATCATCGATGGACGGATTGAAGAGTTATTAAATACTGGCTTTGTAGAGGGACAAATTTTAGTGCCCCAATTTGTGATTCAAGAATTGCAAACCCTCGCCGATGCCGCCAATGATATGAAGCGGATTCGCGGACGCCGGGGTTTAGATATTCTCAATCGGATGAAAGATGGGTTTCCCGATCGCATTATCATTCACCCGATCGACTATCAAGATATTACAACCGTCGATGCTAAACTAGTTCACTTTGCTAGTGAAATTCATGCCACGCTCCTGACTAATGACTACAACTTAAGCAAAGTAGCCAATCTCCAAGAAGTTTCGGTATTAAATGTCAACGATTTAGCACACGCCGTGCGTCCGATTTATTTACCTGGCGATTGTTTAGAAATCAAAATTATCAAAGATGGTAAAGAAGCCGCTCAAGGTGTTGGCTACTTAGACGATGGTACGATGGTAGTAGTCGAAGAAGGTGGCAAATATATTGGCGGCGGACTCAGAATTATCGTGACATCTGCACTTCAAACCTCTGCTGGACGCATGATTTTTGCCAAACCATACGCCTCTATGATGGCGTAA
- a CDS encoding DUF4129 domain-containing protein: MGIFVFVLALVASIWALRWITSGLNLDIGSSRKEPIVLNYPRAAMSVEPIVKPVDEVKIPERLPQIFLDYVPSVVPTPASEAQSEISANFTIASSAVEESLLFRLMVLALFILSVINTDLAAGTHYSAICLPITIFGTFWSYTRRHHAKHWLNISVSVVSSALVIGYLTPLLVRQTQNAIDGAAPTAKLIFALALTLGTICIGLQMGLSCHLYSRRLLGYCMVASITLMAVAASLSQNGLYLLLLAGFIAIGIPTLMLDYRSRLGLKPVGITSVTQLGQLPYHHLPWKYLSQLAAIAIGLGLVVALFLPNFSIPQLSLQPPGLDRLQIPQKPLNLGNNSRFSNGEASPTNSSPQLSLPPQPTAKELAAQVFGQPGNDRYPDTISQPNLSLPPELASQLRQSVQNILATSPQPLKSDYDRASYLGEYLQQHYQSDPNQVNTANLPPLDAKLIQQLTAACATAPTNCKLVGSDRDIPVVYTSMLRSIGIPSRLKTGETLSQIDPQTKLYQRPPAQFPGKTEVYIPNWGWLGLNSTPTGNQQPALLNLDARQIAQLQAQVQQLAPTPPPSVTPTLPTPPTSPANPASLPPTTPATPVNLAPSPPTIPSPLDRSDLPLPLLKTFAIVAAIGSVLGWYWWRNHLQQQELARLPPVEQIYRSMLATLSQQGRTRLPTQTQLEYAQSIATTEHPQIAKVVWEISQLYTAWRYGKQPIDIRQLAKKLQYFQHLQQLAAARKRQQWFVSLNPTSSR, translated from the coding sequence ATGGGCATATTCGTTTTCGTCCTGGCCTTAGTTGCTTCGATTTGGGCATTGAGGTGGATTACGAGCGGACTCAACCTTGACATTGGTTCTTCACGAAAAGAACCGATCGTCCTCAATTACCCACGGGCAGCCATGTCAGTGGAGCCGATCGTCAAACCAGTTGATGAAGTAAAAATTCCCGAACGATTGCCTCAAATCTTTCTAGATTACGTGCCGAGTGTCGTACCCACCCCGGCAAGTGAGGCTCAGTCAGAAATATCCGCAAACTTTACCATCGCATCATCAGCAGTCGAAGAATCCCTGTTATTTCGGCTTATGGTACTGGCACTATTTATCCTGAGCGTTATTAATACAGATTTAGCAGCGGGAACTCATTACAGCGCAATCTGCCTGCCCATCACTATCTTCGGGACATTTTGGAGCTATACCCGTCGCCATCATGCCAAACATTGGCTGAATATCTCGGTATCCGTCGTTAGTAGCGCGCTCGTTATCGGGTATCTGACACCACTTTTAGTCAGACAAACTCAGAATGCGATCGATGGAGCCGCACCAACAGCCAAATTAATCTTCGCGCTAGCATTGACACTGGGCACGATCTGTATCGGACTCCAGATGGGTTTGAGCTGCCATCTCTACAGTCGCCGCTTGTTGGGTTATTGCATGGTAGCGAGTATCACGCTCATGGCTGTTGCGGCTAGTTTGAGCCAGAATGGACTCTATTTGCTGCTATTGGCTGGTTTTATCGCGATCGGGATTCCTACTTTGATGCTCGATTATCGATCGAGACTAGGACTTAAACCAGTTGGCATTACGTCTGTAACGCAACTGGGACAACTACCCTATCACCATTTACCCTGGAAATATCTAAGTCAATTAGCCGCAATTGCGATCGGGTTAGGATTGGTAGTCGCATTATTTTTACCCAACTTTTCGATTCCTCAGCTCTCATTGCAACCACCCGGATTGGATCGACTGCAAATTCCCCAAAAACCACTAAATTTGGGTAATAATTCTCGATTCTCCAATGGAGAGGCTTCGCCAACGAATTCATCACCGCAGCTTAGCCTTCCGCCCCAGCCAACCGCCAAAGAACTAGCCGCTCAGGTATTTGGGCAACCAGGTAACGATCGATACCCCGACACGATTTCTCAGCCGAATCTATCTCTACCGCCCGAACTTGCCAGTCAACTGCGACAATCTGTCCAAAACATTTTAGCCACCTCACCCCAACCGCTCAAATCCGACTACGATCGAGCCAGTTATTTAGGTGAGTATCTCCAACAACATTATCAATCCGATCCCAACCAAGTAAATACTGCCAACCTCCCACCGCTCGATGCCAAATTAATCCAACAACTTACCGCCGCATGTGCGACGGCTCCCACAAATTGTAAATTGGTAGGCTCCGATCGGGATATTCCGGTAGTTTACACCTCCATGCTGCGATCGATCGGCATCCCCTCTCGCCTCAAAACTGGCGAAACACTCAGCCAAATCGATCCGCAAACCAAACTCTACCAACGCCCACCAGCCCAATTCCCAGGTAAAACTGAGGTCTATATTCCCAATTGGGGCTGGCTCGGACTAAATTCCACACCTACTGGCAACCAGCAGCCAGCTTTACTAAATCTCGATGCACGCCAAATAGCCCAACTTCAGGCACAAGTGCAGCAGCTCGCACCTACGCCACCGCCTTCGGTTACCCCGACACTCCCAACACCACCAACATCTCCAGCCAATCCTGCATCTTTGCCCCCAACAACACCAGCAACTCCTGTCAATCTCGCCCCCTCGCCCCCAACTATCCCATCTCCACTCGATCGCTCCGATCTCCCACTCCCGCTCCTAAAAACTTTCGCGATCGTCGCCGCGATCGGCAGTGTTCTCGGTTGGTACTGGTGGCGCAATCATCTACAGCAACAGGAACTAGCGCGGCTACCACCAGTCGAGCAAATTTATCGATCCATGCTCGCCACTTTAAGCCAACAAGGTCGAACCAGACTACCAACACAAACGCAGTTAGAATACGCCCAAAGTATCGCCACTACCGAGCATCCCCAAATTGCTAAAGTTGTCTGGGAAATTTCCCAACTATATACAGCTTGGCGATATGGCAAACAACCCATCGATATCCGACAGTTGGCCAAAAAACTGCAATATTTCCAACACCTACAGCAATTAGCTGCCGCCAGAAAACGCCAACAGTGGTTTGTAAGTCTCAATCCCACCTCTAGCCGTTAG
- the ribD gene encoding bifunctional diaminohydroxyphosphoribosylaminopyrimidine deaminase/5-amino-6-(5-phosphoribosylamino)uracil reductase RibD yields MQSTEFDRQMMQRCVHLAKQAWGKTAPNPLVGAVIVKDGEVVGEGFHPGAGQPHAEVFALRAAGDRARGATIYVSLEPCNHYGRTPPCAAALVAAGIGKVVVGMIDPNPLVSGGGIATLQQAGIEVVVGVETATCEELNEGFVQRIVHRRPLGILKYAMTLDGKIATDSGHSTWVSSEPSRHYVHHLRAGCDAIVIGGNTLRRDNPYLTSHDPDAPNPLRVVMTRSLDVPLDAILWDISVAPTLVVTKIGVNPETLARLRDRGVQVLELDALKPVQVMQHLYDRGCLSVLWECGGTLAASAIADGAIQKVLAFIAPKIVGGSSAPSPVGNLNIRSMSDAMVLERVSWQQIGTDILIQGYLDKSEQKLDF; encoded by the coding sequence ATGCAATCTACAGAATTCGATCGCCAGATGATGCAACGATGTGTGCATCTTGCCAAACAAGCTTGGGGAAAGACCGCCCCTAATCCCCTTGTCGGCGCGGTAATTGTCAAAGATGGCGAAGTTGTCGGCGAAGGTTTTCATCCCGGCGCAGGGCAGCCTCATGCCGAAGTATTTGCATTGCGGGCAGCGGGGGATAGGGCGCGTGGAGCGACAATTTATGTCAGCCTCGAACCTTGCAATCATTACGGTAGAACTCCCCCCTGCGCAGCGGCTCTAGTAGCGGCGGGAATTGGCAAAGTAGTTGTCGGGATGATAGATCCCAATCCGCTCGTTTCTGGCGGCGGTATTGCTACGCTACAGCAGGCTGGCATCGAGGTAGTCGTTGGGGTAGAAACAGCAACGTGTGAAGAACTTAATGAAGGATTCGTGCAGCGGATCGTCCATCGTCGTCCGTTGGGGATTCTCAAATATGCCATGACGCTCGATGGTAAAATTGCCACCGATAGCGGACATAGTACGTGGGTGAGCAGCGAGCCATCTCGTCATTACGTTCATCATTTGCGTGCGGGGTGTGATGCGATCGTTATTGGTGGGAATACCTTACGTAGGGACAACCCCTACCTCACCAGTCACGATCCCGATGCACCCAATCCTCTGCGAGTGGTGATGACTCGCAGTCTGGATGTGCCGCTAGACGCAATTTTGTGGGACATCAGTGTCGCGCCCACTTTAGTAGTAACTAAAATTGGTGTCAATCCCGAAACATTAGCACGATTGCGCGATCGCGGCGTCCAAGTCTTAGAATTAGATGCTCTCAAACCAGTGCAGGTAATGCAACATCTTTACGATCGCGGTTGCTTGTCGGTATTGTGGGAATGCGGCGGGACTTTAGCCGCTAGTGCAATCGCTGATGGTGCGATTCAGAAAGTATTAGCCTTTATCGCGCCTAAAATTGTCGGCGGGAGTTCGGCACCTTCGCCAGTCGGCAATCTGAATATTCGATCGATGTCTGATGCAATGGTATTAGAACGGGTATCTTGGCAACAAATCGGGACAGATATTTTAATACAGGGTTATCTAGATAAATCGGAACAGAAGTTAGACTTTTGA
- a CDS encoding DUF3288 family protein: MAEQSKLPQRHPQEKLDRLIVDRLLESDPQEAMALAELARLRIRYNGFPGATDIQANLDRLLIEWHLTEEQLFAKTRELHNTEPIYQVKAKKYQEQEDWN; encoded by the coding sequence ATGGCAGAACAAAGCAAATTACCCCAACGTCATCCACAAGAGAAGCTAGATCGGCTAATTGTCGATCGATTATTGGAGAGCGACCCTCAAGAAGCGATGGCTTTGGCTGAATTAGCCAGACTCAGAATTAGATACAACGGGTTTCCGGGTGCGACAGACATTCAAGCCAATCTCGATCGATTGTTGATTGAATGGCACCTCACTGAGGAACAGCTATTCGCCAAAACTCGCGAACTTCACAACACCGAACCAATCTATCAAGTCAAAGCCAAAAAATATCAAGAACAAGAAGATTGGAATTAG
- the galE gene encoding UDP-glucose 4-epimerase GalE, with amino-acid sequence MKKQILVTGGAGYIGSHTVKQLGETGYDIVVYDNLSTGNIDAISYGTLVEGELGDRQQLSRVFAEYNFDAVLHFAASISVPDSLVEPLAYYSNNTANTLNLLHCCQQFGVNKFIFSSTAAVYGQPEVNPITEDTIPQPLNPYGSSKLMSERLIGDYASASNLRYVILRYFNVAGAEIGGTLGQSGKKASHLIKVACDAALGKRPSVSIFGTDFNTPDGTGIRDYIHVDDLARAHVDALAYLNRDGASQVLNCGYGQGYSVRQVIEKVKEISGVDFAVIEAERRAGDPACVIASAEQIAQTLGWQPRFNDLDIIVRTALAWEKKLNFQSLAAQELVGTN; translated from the coding sequence ATGAAAAAGCAAATTTTAGTTACTGGTGGCGCAGGTTATATTGGTTCGCATACCGTCAAACAATTAGGCGAAACTGGCTACGATATTGTCGTTTATGATAACCTTTCTACAGGCAATATCGATGCGATTTCTTATGGCACGTTAGTCGAGGGCGAATTAGGCGATCGACAGCAGCTATCACGAGTTTTTGCTGAATATAATTTTGATGCTGTCTTACATTTTGCTGCCAGTATTTCAGTTCCTGATTCGCTTGTCGAGCCATTAGCTTACTATAGTAATAATACAGCTAACACCCTCAATCTTCTTCATTGTTGTCAGCAATTTGGAGTAAATAAATTTATCTTCTCTAGCACTGCGGCTGTGTACGGACAGCCAGAAGTAAACCCGATTACCGAAGATACCATCCCACAACCACTCAATCCTTATGGTAGTTCCAAATTGATGAGCGAACGTCTGATTGGGGACTATGCGAGTGCTTCTAATCTGAGATACGTGATATTGCGGTATTTTAATGTTGCTGGTGCTGAAATCGGTGGCACGTTGGGGCAATCGGGTAAAAAAGCCAGCCATCTAATTAAAGTAGCTTGCGATGCTGCTTTAGGCAAACGTCCGAGTGTCAGCATCTTTGGGACTGATTTTAATACCCCAGATGGCACGGGAATTAGGGACTATATTCATGTTGACGATCTTGCTAGGGCACATGTCGATGCGCTTGCCTATCTCAATAGGGATGGTGCGAGTCAAGTTTTAAATTGTGGCTACGGACAAGGCTACAGCGTCCGACAAGTTATCGAAAAAGTTAAAGAGATTTCTGGGGTAGATTTTGCCGTCATCGAAGCCGAACGCCGTGCTGGCGATCCGGCTTGCGTAATCGCCTCAGCCGAGCAGATCGCTCAGACTTTGGGCTGGCAACCACGTTTCAACGATCTAGACATTATCGTTCGGACAGCCTTAGCATGGGAAAAAAAGCTCAATTTTCAATCCCTAGCCGCCCAAGAGCTAGTGGGTACGAATTAG